One Methylobacterium sp. 77 DNA window includes the following coding sequences:
- the purF gene encoding amidophosphoribosyltransferase has translation MSARSASARHSVDVVDGLDRDGDTLREECGVFGIFGHPDASAIVALGLHALQHRGQEAAGIVSFDGHIFHSERRPGLVGDSFSDRSTIEHLEGSAAIGHVRYSTTGGTILRNVQPLFAELASGGLAVAHNGNLTNALSIRRDLVRDGAITQSTSDTEVILHLAARSRAPLIVERFTEALRQVQGAYAIVALTNKKLIGARDPLGIRPLVIGELDGRYILASETCALDIIGAKFIRDVENGEIVVISEDGIESIRFAPAQAMRPCIFEYIYFARPDSVVNGKSVYAVRKNIGHELARESATAADVVIPVPDSGVPAALGFAQETGLPFEMGIIRNHYVGRTFIQPTQSVRELGVRMKHSANRAVVEGKRIVLVDDSLVRGTTSVKIVRMMREAGAREVHFRIASPPITYPDFYGIDTPEREKLLAATHDLEGMRRYIGADSLAFLSIGGLYKAMGEESRNEACPQYTDHCFTGDYPTGLTDLAIAGPKRLAMLAEAD, from the coding sequence ATGTCAGCACGCAGCGCGAGCGCCCGCCATTCGGTCGACGTGGTGGATGGGCTGGACCGGGACGGAGACACGCTACGCGAGGAGTGCGGCGTCTTCGGCATCTTCGGCCATCCGGACGCTTCGGCGATCGTGGCACTCGGCCTTCATGCCCTCCAGCATCGAGGCCAGGAAGCGGCGGGCATCGTCTCGTTCGACGGCCACATCTTCCATTCCGAACGCCGCCCCGGCCTCGTCGGGGACTCGTTCTCCGACCGGTCGACGATCGAGCATCTCGAAGGCTCGGCCGCCATTGGCCACGTGCGCTACTCGACGACCGGCGGCACGATCCTGCGCAACGTCCAGCCGCTCTTCGCCGAACTCGCCAGCGGCGGCCTCGCGGTGGCCCATAACGGCAATCTGACCAACGCGCTCTCGATCCGCCGCGATCTCGTCCGTGACGGTGCGATCACGCAGTCGACCTCCGATACCGAGGTGATCCTGCACCTCGCGGCCCGCAGCCGCGCGCCGCTCATCGTCGAGCGCTTCACGGAAGCGTTGCGTCAGGTCCAGGGCGCCTATGCCATCGTTGCGCTCACCAACAAGAAGCTCATCGGCGCCCGCGATCCGCTCGGCATCCGGCCGCTGGTCATCGGCGAGCTCGACGGCCGCTACATCCTCGCCTCCGAAACCTGTGCCCTCGACATCATCGGCGCGAAGTTCATCCGCGACGTGGAGAACGGCGAGATCGTCGTCATTTCCGAAGACGGAATCGAGTCGATCCGGTTCGCACCGGCGCAAGCCATGCGCCCCTGCATCTTCGAGTACATCTACTTCGCCCGGCCGGATTCGGTGGTGAACGGCAAGAGCGTCTATGCCGTCCGCAAGAATATCGGCCACGAGCTCGCCCGCGAATCCGCCACTGCGGCCGACGTGGTGATCCCCGTGCCGGATTCGGGCGTGCCCGCGGCGCTCGGCTTCGCACAGGAGACCGGACTGCCCTTCGAGATGGGCATCATCCGCAATCATTATGTCGGGCGCACCTTCATCCAGCCGACGCAATCCGTGCGTGAACTCGGCGTCCGGATGAAACATTCGGCCAACCGCGCCGTGGTGGAAGGCAAGCGCATCGTCCTCGTCGACGACAGCCTCGTGCGCGGCACCACTTCGGTGAAGATCGTGCGGATGATGCGCGAAGCCGGCGCCAGGGAAGTGCATTTCCGCATCGCCTCGCCGCCGATCACCTATCCGGATTTCTACGGGATCGACACGCCCGAGCGCGAGAAGCTGCTGGCCGCGACCCACGATCTCGAAGGCATGCGCCGCTACATCGGAGCGGATTCCTTGGCCTTCCTCTCGATCGGGGGGCTCTACAAGGCCATGGGCGAGGAGAGCCGGAACGAGGCCTGCCCGCAATATACCGACCATTGCTTCACCGGCGACTACCCGACCGGCCTGACCGATCTCGCCATCGCCGGTCCGAAGCGCCTCGCGATGCTCGCCGAAGCGGATTGA